A segment of the Candidatus Eisenbacteria bacterium genome:
GGTCATGATCGGGGTGCGACTCCTTTCGCGCGGCCAGCCTAGGTGGGGTTCAACAGACGGGCAAGCGCGATCCGTGCGCGGCCGTTCAGTCCAGCAGTTCGATCAGGCTGTACTTCTTCCTGCCCAGCCGCAGCACGATGAAACGGTTGGCGAGCAGGTCGGCGCCCGTCAGCACCCGCTTCGCATCCTGGACGACCTGCTGGTTGATGGCCACCGCGCCGTTCAGGATGTGCGTGCGAGCCTCGGTCTTCGATTTCGCCAGCGCGCAGAGCACGAGCGTTCCGGGCAGATCGAGCCGGTGGGAATCGAGATCCCCGCGCGTCGCCGTCGCCCGGGGAGCCTCGCTCAGGCTCTCGGCAAGCTCCTCGGCGGACAGCCCGCGCAGGTCACCGCCTTCGAAGAGCGCGGCCGCCGTGCGTCGGGCGGCCGCCACGGCGTCGGCGCCATGAATCAGCCCCGTGACCTGGTCCGCGAGAGCGCGTTGCGCTTCGCGCCGGGAGGGATCGGCGAGGTGCCGGGCTTCGATCGCCGAGATCTCGTCGAGCGGCAGGAAGGTGAAGTAGCGCAGGTAGCGAAGCACGTCGTCGTCGTCCACGTTGAGCCAGAACTGGTGAAAGCGGTACGGGCTCGTGCGCTTCGCGTCGAGCCAGACGTTTCCCGCCTCGGACTTGCCGAACTTCCGGCCATCCGAGCGCGTGACGAGCACCTGGGTGAGTCCGTGCGCTTCACGGCTCCTCAGGACGCGGATCAGTTCGCGACCATCGAGGATGTTGCCCCACTGATCGCTTCCGCCGATCTGGAGCGTGCAATCGAAGCGGTCGAACAGTTCGAGAAAGTCGTAGGCCTGCAGCAGTGCGTACGTGAACTCGGTGAACGAAATGCCCTGCTGGCTTCCCAGCCTCAGTTGCACCGAGTCCCGCTGGACCATCGAGTTGACGGTGAAGTGCTTGCCGATGTCGCGCAGGAACTCGATCAGATTGAGCTGACAAAGCCAGGCCGCGTTGTCCACGAGCCTCGCGGCCCGCGGGCCGTCGAACTCGAGCAGTCGGCCCAGCTGTCCAGCGATCGCCGCGGTGTTGGCTTCGATCACCTCGCGTGACAGCATGGGGCGCTCGTTCGCCTTGCCGCTCGGGTCGCCAATGAGCCCGGTGCCGCCGCCGACCACCGCGATCGGACGATGCCCCGCGCGCTGCAGGCGCGCGAGGCCGAGGGCCGGCAGCAAGTGGCCGATGTGCAGGCTGTCCGCGGTCGGATCGAAGCCGGCGTACGCCGTGACCGACTCGCGCGCCAGCAAATCGGGGCGATCGCCGAACGTGAACTGGTGCAGCAGGCCGCGGGCACTCAGGTCAGCAAGAACGCCCAGATCCATGTTCGTCAAAGGGGTGCTCCGAAGGGGCCGAACGCGCCGCCGGCCAGGCCATATGCCTGATCCGACGAGGCGAATCGCGCAGTTGCGCGGTTCCCGTATCGCACCAC
Coding sequences within it:
- a CDS encoding tyrosine--tRNA ligase, producing MDLGVLADLSARGLLHQFTFGDRPDLLARESVTAYAGFDPTADSLHIGHLLPALGLARLQRAGHRPIAVVGGGTGLIGDPSGKANERPMLSREVIEANTAAIAGQLGRLLEFDGPRAARLVDNAAWLCQLNLIEFLRDIGKHFTVNSMVQRDSVQLRLGSQQGISFTEFTYALLQAYDFLELFDRFDCTLQIGGSDQWGNILDGRELIRVLRSREAHGLTQVLVTRSDGRKFGKSEAGNVWLDAKRTSPYRFHQFWLNVDDDDVLRYLRYFTFLPLDEISAIEARHLADPSRREAQRALADQVTGLIHGADAVAAARRTAAALFEGGDLRGLSAEELAESLSEAPRATATRGDLDSHRLDLPGTLVLCALAKSKTEARTHILNGAVAINQQVVQDAKRVLTGADLLANRFIVLRLGRKKYSLIELLD